The Mercenaria mercenaria strain notata chromosome 8, MADL_Memer_1, whole genome shotgun sequence genome has a segment encoding these proteins:
- the LOC123565738 gene encoding lysophosphatidic acid receptor 6-like: protein MANTSNTTTTYSEYEAEKLIWKIVPPILLVLGTVGNCLSILVLTRGSIRSSTTALFLTVLAFSDLVVLYSGLLRQWLIHLFDTDVRKVSPFGCKLNIWLVYCSLDFSAWILIVVTLERVISAWLPHRARTLCTTKSAISLLISVGVFILALNAHMLYGMVFKTSTDENNNIEYQKCVEIDEDYSGFFNVTWPWIDFCAFCLIPFTVIVIGNALILFKVINSQRKVKSRIVPTAGSGNRQQTTSSHSSKQSSMTAMLFTLNIVFLISTSPISVYNICYPFWTANASEHDYAQLALWWAVVNMLMYVNNSLNFILYCLSGSKFRLEVKRIFHSLRQRLITGNRQITTQSNYTRTKVDHTSPPSPGHSGNKQFSNSKHQKDVNGVETTSSGQKQNTKF from the coding sequence ATGGCGAATACTTCTAACACGACGACGACATACAGTGAATATGAAGCTGAGAAACTAATATGGAAAATAGTTCCTCCAATACTTTTGGTTCTTGGAACAGTCGGGAACTGTTTATCTATTCTCGTCTTAACGCGGGGATCTATTCGATCTTCAACAACAGCTTTATTTTTGACGGTCTTAGCGTTCTCTGACCTAGTCGTGTTGTACTCGGGACTTTTACGACAATGGTTAATTCATTTATTTGACACGGACGTGAGGAAAGTAAGCCCATTTGGGTGCAAATTAAACATCTGGTTAGTATATTGTTCCTTGGATTTTTCAGCCTGGATTCTCATCGTTGTTACATTAGAAAGAGTGATTTCGGCATGGCTACCGCACAGGGCGCGAACATTATGTACGACTAAAAGTGCGATATCGTTGCTGATTTCTGTAGGTGTTTTCATTTTAGCGCTTAACGCTCACATGCTTTATGGAATGGTATTCAAAACTTCAACCGACGAAAATAATAACATAGAATATCAAAAATGCGTGGAAATCGATGAAGATTACTCCGGGTTTTTCAATGTCACATGGCCATGGATTGATTTTTGTGCGTTTTGCTTAATTCCATTTACAGTCATTGTCATTGGAAATGCTTTGATACtatttaaagttataaatagTCAAAGAAAAGTGAAATCACGTATTGTGCCCACAGCCGGAAGTGGGAACAGACAGCAGACGACATCTAGCCATAGCAGTAAACAGTCTTCTATGACTGCAATGTTATTCACATTAAACATTGTATTTCTGATTAGTACATCACCGATCAGTGTATACAATATTTGCTATCCCTTTTGGACAGCAAACGCAAGTGAACACGACTATGCACAGCTTGCCCTGTGGTGGGCTGTTGTTAATATgttaatgtatgtaaataattcattaaatttcatCTTATATTGCCTCAGTGGGTCCAAATTCAGACTCGAAGTTAAACGAATATTTCATTCCTTGAGGCAAAGACTAATTACTGGCAATAGACAAATAACAACACAGTCTAACTACACACGAACGAAAGTTGACCATACTTCTCCCCCGTCGCCAGGGCATTCAGGAAATAAACAGTTTTCTAATTCCAAACACCAGAAAGATGTAAATGGTGTGGAAACTACATCATCAGGTCAAAAACAGAACACAAAATTTTAG